In Crassostrea angulata isolate pt1a10 chromosome 4, ASM2561291v2, whole genome shotgun sequence, one genomic interval encodes:
- the LOC128182590 gene encoding ribonuclease P protein subunit p38-like, translating to MAAPTLSHSAMQGSLKNQMRAKQQQQKKKKKMVLCTPYVTHRISLPEEAQEKILQKLVEAIKPLGIAEEREERRKQKILNQQRLRKERKLKQQDQKTDQTNGSEKNLSGQGGRGQSSEETEKRERGPESETDGHESTKPSFEGQGDVHSKMSIARRKICFGINEVIKGLEKDQMRLVLACHSCKPEMLTQHMIGLAATRNCPATIISNLSTTLCPILKISSLMALGIKKSETEETSPLDEAVEFVSGLIPEQTVPWIEKLSSEKGPITDLDTGSGKEEDVSLAESASTTVSKDTEPLNTQKTAPDTDYSRFYVYKNSASNLKCFGADFIPFSNESATKEVKMIPEFGHKRKHKAEVKDLAKFRKYQSTGYMPVFGNEQKVKKSKKRKRNKNK from the exons atggcGGCCCCCACATTATCACACTCGGCAATGCAAGGCTCTTTAAAAAACCAAATGCGAgccaaacaacaacaacaaaagaagaaaaagaaaatggtgTTATGTACTCCATATGTTACTCACAG AATTAGTTTACCAGAAGAAGCACAAGAGAAGATTTTACAAAAACTGGTTGA AGCAATAAAACCTTTAGGCATAGCagaagagagagaggagagacgGAAACAGAAAATCCTAAACCAGCAAAGACTTCGGAAGGAAAGAAAGCTGAAACAACAGGACCAAAAGACAGATCAAACAAATGGCAGTGAAAAGAATTTATCTGGTCAGGGGGGTAGGGGGCAAAGCTCAGAAGAAacagaaaagagagagagaggaccGGAAAGTGAGACTGATGGCCACGAATCGACCAAGCCTTCATTTGAGGGACAGGGAGACGTCCATAGTAAAATGAGCATAGCAAG GAGAAAAATCTGTTTTGGAATTAATGAAGTCATCAAAGGATTGGAGAAAGATCAAATGCGATTGGTTCTGGCCTGCCATTCCTGTAAGCCAGAGATGCTAACACAGCATATGATTGGCTTAGCTGCCACAAGGAATTGTCCTGCCACAATCATTTCCAATTTAAGCACAACACTCTGTCCCATACTAAAGATTTCATCTCTAATGGCCTTAGGAATAAAG AAATCAGAGACAGAAGAGACCAGCCCATTGGATGAAGCTGTTGAATTTGTGTCAGGTCTTATCCCAGAGCAAACTGTGCCTTGGATAGAGAAACTATCCAGTGAAAAAGGACCAATCACAGACCTTGATACAGGAAGTGGGAAGGAAGAAGATGTCTCATTAGCTGAATCAGCCTCAACTACGGTATCCAAGGATACCGAACCACTAAATACACAAAAGACTGCGCCAGATACAGATTATTCCAGATTTTATGTGTACAAGAATTCTGCCTccaatttgaaatgttttggaGCAGATTTCATCCCATTTTCAAATGAGAGTGCAACCAAAGAGGTGAAAATGATTCCAGAGTTTGGGCATAAAAGGAAACATAAAGCTGAGGTCAAAGATCTGGCTAAATTCAGGAAATATCAATCCACTGGGTACATGCCAGTGTTTGGGAATGAACAAAAAGTCAAAAAGtccaaaaaaagaaaacgaaacaaaaataaatga